A region from the Lentimonas sp. CC4 genome encodes:
- the rdgB gene encoding RdgB/HAM1 family non-canonical purine NTP pyrophosphatase has product MSKHSLIIATGNAHKVEEFELLLKGLDFDVVSAKTCGGMPEVDENGSTFAANAQLKAEALRAQAPADAWVMADDSGLEVDALDGAPGIYSARYAGVDASDGDNVVKLLDAIKDVPKEARTARFRCVLCVIDHEGYITHYDGSCEGRIDTEVHGDGGFGYDPIFIPDGYSESFAQLGDSVKSQLSHRAKAVEWMRTILAERS; this is encoded by the coding sequence ATGTCAAAGCACTCTCTCATTATCGCCACAGGCAACGCTCACAAAGTCGAAGAATTCGAACTGCTCCTCAAGGGGCTAGACTTCGATGTGGTATCGGCGAAGACCTGCGGCGGCATGCCGGAAGTCGACGAAAATGGCTCAACCTTTGCGGCAAACGCGCAGCTCAAAGCCGAGGCGCTACGGGCGCAGGCACCTGCCGATGCATGGGTAATGGCGGACGACTCCGGCCTCGAAGTCGATGCACTTGATGGCGCACCAGGGATTTATTCTGCCCGCTACGCTGGTGTAGATGCCAGTGATGGTGACAATGTTGTCAAACTACTCGACGCCATAAAGGACGTGCCCAAAGAAGCGCGCACTGCGCGCTTTCGTTGCGTGCTGTGTGTGATTGATCACGAAGGCTATATCACGCATTATGATGGCAGTTGCGAAGGACGTATCGATACGGAAGTGCATGGCGACGGCGGCTTCGGCTACGATCCGATTTTCATTCCAGATGGCTATAGCGAGAGCTTCGCGCAACTCGGTGATTCGGTGAAGAGTCAACTCAGCCACCGCGCAAAAGCTGTCGAATGGATGCGCACGATTTTAGCGGAGCGCTCATAG
- the rsmH gene encoding 16S rRNA (cytosine(1402)-N(4))-methyltransferase RsmH has protein sequence MTSEETPQPHKRRVRYKGKNPRRFEDKYKELNPERYADTVAHVLAGGKTPAGQHVPIMVSEIMQALAVQSGERAVDCTLGYGGHSAELLKAVQPGGCLIGVDQDPIELPKTEARLRLAGFPEESLHCERTNFVALRGVLGKVGWHEGADAILADLGVSSMQIDNPARGFSFKHEGPLDMRMNPNKGISASTLLEKIGEEALEALLRENADEPNAASLATALAGQVFKTTGALARAIEQILPESFDEDKVKATQRRVFQALRIEVNDEFKVLDGWLRGLPSCLRTGGRVAVLTFHSGEDRRVKKAFKAGLQDGLYSAISEEVIRASFAEQHDNPRASSAKLRWAVKAS, from the coding sequence ATGACAAGCGAAGAGACTCCTCAACCACACAAGCGCCGCGTGCGTTATAAGGGCAAGAACCCGCGTCGCTTTGAGGATAAATACAAAGAGCTCAACCCTGAGCGCTACGCAGATACGGTAGCGCATGTGCTCGCTGGTGGTAAAACACCTGCTGGGCAACATGTGCCGATTATGGTCAGCGAAATTATGCAGGCACTTGCAGTCCAATCCGGTGAGCGTGCTGTCGATTGCACGCTTGGTTATGGTGGTCACTCGGCCGAACTCTTGAAAGCGGTGCAGCCCGGTGGTTGCTTGATCGGAGTCGATCAAGATCCCATTGAGTTGCCAAAGACAGAGGCGCGTCTGCGCTTGGCGGGTTTTCCAGAGGAATCTTTGCATTGCGAACGCACGAACTTTGTCGCCCTGCGGGGCGTGCTAGGGAAAGTCGGCTGGCACGAGGGTGCCGATGCCATTCTCGCCGACCTAGGCGTATCTTCGATGCAGATCGACAATCCCGCACGCGGCTTCAGCTTTAAGCATGAGGGCCCGCTCGATATGCGAATGAATCCGAACAAGGGCATATCCGCTAGCACCTTGCTCGAAAAAATCGGCGAAGAAGCACTTGAGGCACTTTTACGTGAAAATGCGGATGAGCCCAACGCGGCAAGTTTGGCCACCGCGTTGGCTGGACAGGTATTTAAGACGACTGGAGCGCTTGCGCGTGCGATCGAGCAGATACTGCCCGAGTCCTTTGATGAAGATAAGGTAAAAGCCACGCAGCGCCGGGTTTTTCAAGCACTGCGTATTGAAGTGAACGACGAATTCAAGGTGCTCGATGGCTGGCTACGTGGGCTACCGAGTTGCCTTCGAACGGGCGGTCGAGTTGCCGTTCTAACCTTTCATAGTGGAGAAGATCGTCGTGTTAAAAAAGCATTCAAAGCGGGATTACAAGATGGGCTCTACAGCGCAATTAGTGAGGAGGTCATCCGTGCCTCCTTCGCTGAACAGCACGATAACCCGCGCGCCTCGTCAGCTAAACTGCGTTGGGCAGTGAAGGCGAGTTAG
- a CDS encoding BCCT family transporter has protein sequence MKDKKQTSLKGAEKRTLAEKLHHAEKVARKKAIEEREKFRGLQIRPTATLLDGEPSREPGDRNWNGFGFDIHPQVTFASVFILTIFIVLTIMFKDQAASTADGMLAWISMNFGWFFILSANVFIVAAAFFAFSRLGRIRIGGNKAKPEFSTAAWYAMLLSAGMGIGLMFWSVGEPIYHYDSPSPMFNGIEGNTPEAAQAAMGTTFFHWGLHPWAIYAIVGLGLAFFAYNRGLPLTIRSIFYPILGDRIYGFWGNAIDVLSVLATLMGLATSLGLGVTQINAGLNYLFDVSISTNVQVLLIVVITGFATASVMTGLDKGVKRLSELNMGLAALFLLFLLIAGPTIYILSGFTQSIGFYIENLPEMSMWTETFRDTNWQGSWTIFYWAWWVSWSPFVGMFIARISKGRTVREFILGVMIVPTILSFIWMSVLGGSAISLQASGEANIFGAVSENVSTALFAMLEYFNFSTVLSMVGIVLVTVFFVTSSDSGSLVVDHLTSGGKLKSPVPQRVFWAVMEGVIAAVLLLGGGLSILQTASISTGLPFTVVLLLVVYALYMGLSEEAYMEDAVLDKLEDVHAEHKITEAIIEVHDELLTKQSDQ, from the coding sequence ATGAAAGATAAAAAGCAAACATCCCTGAAAGGGGCTGAGAAGCGGACGCTGGCAGAAAAGCTGCATCATGCTGAAAAAGTCGCTCGTAAAAAAGCGATTGAAGAGCGCGAAAAATTTCGTGGGCTTCAAATTCGCCCGACCGCTACGCTCCTGGACGGTGAACCCTCGCGCGAACCGGGCGATCGAAACTGGAATGGATTCGGCTTCGACATACATCCTCAAGTCACTTTTGCATCGGTCTTTATTTTGACGATCTTCATCGTCCTAACGATCATGTTTAAAGACCAAGCAGCCAGCACTGCCGATGGTATGTTGGCTTGGATCTCTATGAATTTCGGATGGTTTTTTATCCTGTCGGCAAACGTATTTATCGTGGCGGCAGCATTCTTTGCATTTAGTCGTCTTGGAAGAATCCGGATAGGCGGTAATAAGGCGAAGCCTGAATTCTCAACAGCCGCATGGTATGCCATGCTTTTGAGCGCTGGTATGGGCATTGGGCTAATGTTTTGGAGTGTGGGGGAGCCGATATATCACTACGACTCGCCTTCACCCATGTTTAATGGCATCGAAGGCAACACTCCAGAAGCAGCTCAAGCGGCGATGGGAACCACTTTTTTCCATTGGGGATTACACCCATGGGCGATCTATGCAATCGTCGGGCTGGGATTAGCATTCTTTGCCTATAATCGTGGCCTTCCGCTCACCATTCGCTCCATTTTCTACCCGATTCTCGGTGATCGCATCTATGGTTTCTGGGGAAATGCAATCGACGTGCTGTCAGTGCTGGCAACGTTAATGGGCCTCGCCACATCGTTGGGCTTGGGGGTCACGCAAATCAACGCCGGCCTTAATTACCTCTTCGATGTCTCGATCAGCACAAACGTGCAAGTGTTACTAATCGTCGTGATCACTGGCTTTGCAACGGCGTCTGTCATGACAGGCTTGGACAAGGGAGTGAAGCGACTGAGCGAACTCAATATGGGACTCGCGGCGCTGTTCTTATTATTTCTACTCATAGCTGGACCGACCATTTATATTCTAAGCGGATTTACGCAGAGCATCGGATTCTACATTGAGAATCTGCCCGAAATGAGCATGTGGACGGAAACATTCCGCGATACGAATTGGCAAGGTTCATGGACCATTTTCTATTGGGCATGGTGGGTATCTTGGTCGCCTTTCGTCGGCATGTTCATCGCTCGTATTTCCAAAGGCCGCACCGTGCGTGAGTTTATCCTCGGTGTGATGATAGTCCCAACGATTCTATCCTTTATCTGGATGTCCGTTCTGGGCGGTTCAGCGATTAGTCTACAGGCCAGCGGCGAAGCCAATATTTTCGGAGCAGTCAGCGAAAACGTATCCACGGCACTATTCGCGATGCTGGAATACTTCAACTTCTCCACAGTGCTGTCGATGGTCGGCATTGTGCTCGTGACAGTATTTTTCGTCACTTCGTCAGACTCGGGCTCACTGGTCGTCGACCACTTAACATCTGGTGGAAAATTGAAATCTCCCGTGCCACAGCGCGTATTTTGGGCGGTCATGGAAGGTGTCATCGCTGCCGTGCTACTGCTTGGAGGCGGGCTTTCGATTTTGCAAACCGCTTCGATCTCTACAGGCTTACCATTTACCGTCGTTTTATTATTGGTCGTCTACGCGCTCTACATGGGCCTCTCCGAAGAAGCTTATATGGAAGATGCGGTGCTAGATAAATTAGAAGATGTGCATGCGGAACATAAAATAACCGAAGCGATCATCGAAGTGCACGATGAATTACTGACGAAACAATCAGATCAATAA
- a CDS encoding DUF5698 domain-containing protein, giving the protein MELDFNDLPFGVLAFIVFLSRVLDVSIGTIRMIATVQGRVYLAFVLGLFEVTIWLIVIATVVNTVLARPWLLIFYALGFSTGNVVGIILERKLALGHAVLRVITGKNAEKIQQVLRADGFRVTQFEGTGATGPVSELQIVCERKLLTRALQLVQSIDPEVFYLCETPTRVRRFGNQMAGPESAFVGGIIKRK; this is encoded by the coding sequence ATGGAACTTGATTTTAACGATCTCCCTTTTGGAGTGCTCGCATTTATTGTTTTTCTCTCAAGAGTGCTGGATGTATCGATCGGCACGATACGGATGATCGCGACAGTGCAAGGTCGCGTCTATCTGGCATTTGTCTTGGGACTATTCGAAGTGACGATCTGGTTGATCGTAATTGCGACCGTGGTCAATACCGTGCTCGCCCGACCATGGCTACTCATCTTTTATGCGCTCGGCTTTTCCACAGGCAATGTCGTCGGCATTATTCTGGAGCGCAAGCTTGCACTCGGGCACGCCGTCCTACGCGTAATTACTGGAAAAAACGCCGAAAAGATACAACAAGTGCTGCGAGCAGACGGTTTTCGTGTGACACAATTTGAGGGCACAGGAGCCACTGGCCCCGTCTCCGAACTACAGATTGTCTGCGAGCGCAAGCTATTGACGCGAGCGCTGCAGCTCGTGCAGAGCATCGACCCTGAAGTTTTCTATCTCTGCGAAACTCCGACTAGAGTTCGGCGATTTGGCAATCAAATGGCCGGACCAGAGTCCGCATTCGTGGGTGGAATCATTAAGCGAAAATGA
- the glsA gene encoding glutaminase A, with the protein MRIAFKLRRISLQAICTLGVLPLLCAQFVQAASALDFINAVTEELNGPVVVEDVTSSDPVAPVAPVAPVAAETHRLQQVVDAAYHKYKNLNEGANADYIPILTTVPSDLFGIVIATREGQLYTVGDIDYKFSIQSVSKPFTAALVMQEQSPEALLEKIGVEPTGLPFNSKMALELYPARSVNPLVNAGAIAAVSLVEANGEQQRWSRVHRNLELFAGADLPLLEAVYQSEYDTAWSNRGIANLLYNYGRLYCAPEEALRVYTKQCSVGVSAKDLAIMGATLANSGTNPLSNLKVLDAKHVPELLALMATAGFYDESGEWMFSAGLPAKTGVGGGIVAVVPGKFAIAAFSPRLNEAGNSIKAMKAIRYIAGELGVGLYGANPED; encoded by the coding sequence ATGAGAATTGCATTTAAACTTCGTCGTATTTCACTTCAAGCAATATGCACCTTGGGGGTGCTTCCGCTGCTTTGCGCTCAATTCGTTCAAGCTGCTTCGGCACTCGATTTCATCAATGCCGTAACTGAAGAGTTGAACGGGCCAGTCGTGGTCGAAGACGTCACTTCTTCCGACCCTGTGGCGCCCGTAGCACCTGTGGCACCTGTGGCGGCCGAAACACATCGACTGCAGCAAGTGGTGGATGCGGCTTACCATAAATATAAAAATTTGAATGAAGGTGCGAATGCGGATTACATTCCAATTCTAACGACAGTGCCGAGTGATCTCTTTGGTATCGTGATCGCCACTCGAGAGGGACAACTGTATACCGTCGGAGATATCGATTACAAATTCTCGATTCAATCGGTCTCCAAGCCCTTTACTGCAGCGCTCGTGATGCAGGAGCAGAGCCCTGAAGCCTTACTCGAAAAAATCGGAGTGGAACCCACGGGCCTACCGTTTAACTCTAAAATGGCTCTGGAGCTCTACCCAGCGCGCAGCGTCAATCCACTGGTGAATGCCGGTGCGATCGCTGCTGTGAGTCTGGTTGAGGCGAATGGCGAGCAGCAACGTTGGTCACGCGTGCACCGTAACCTTGAATTATTCGCTGGAGCCGATCTGCCGCTGTTGGAAGCTGTCTATCAATCAGAATATGATACCGCATGGAGCAACCGTGGTATCGCTAACTTGCTGTATAATTACGGACGGCTTTACTGTGCACCAGAAGAAGCGCTACGCGTTTATACCAAACAATGCTCCGTCGGCGTCAGCGCTAAAGATCTAGCAATCATGGGAGCGACACTCGCCAATAGTGGAACCAACCCGTTGAGCAATCTAAAGGTGCTCGATGCGAAACATGTCCCAGAGTTACTTGCGCTAATGGCAACTGCTGGATTTTACGATGAATCTGGAGAGTGGATGTTTTCCGCTGGTTTGCCAGCCAAGACGGGAGTCGGTGGCGGCATCGTCGCAGTCGTGCCAGGCAAGTTTGCAATCGCCGCCTTTTCGCCGCGTTTGAACGAGGCCGGAAACTCCATCAAAGCCATGAAAGCGATTCGCTATATCGCTGGTGAACTCGGTGTCGGCCTCTATGGGGCAAACCCAGAAGACTGA